The Streptomyces sp. V4I8 genome includes the window TCTTCATCGGCTTGCCGTCGAGCTGCGAGACCGGCTGGGCCACCGGGAAGTCGTCGCCCAGCGGGGCGTCGGTGAGGTTCTTGTAGTCGTATGTCCAGGGCTCGTAGTAGTCCTTGATCTCCGGGAGTTCGGGGTTGGAGAAGATCCCGGCGAGCTTGCGGATCCGGCCGCCCGCCTTCAGCTTCAGCGCGCCGCGCCGGTTCAGCTCCCAGCCGCCGCGCCATCGCTCCTGGTCCTCGTAGCCGCGGGGATAGCCCTGGCCGGGGCGGGTCTCCACGTTGTTGAACCAGACGTACTCCATGCCTCGCCGGTTGGTCCACGCCTGCTTGCAGGTGACCGAGCAGGTGTGGCAGCCGATGCACTTGTCGAGGTTCATGACCATCGCGATCTGGGCCATCGGGCGCATCAGTACTCGACCTCCTGGCTGCGGCGGCGGATCACCGTCACCTCGTCGCGCTGGTTGCCCGTGGGGCCCAGGTAGTTGAACGCCCAGGACAACTGGGCGTAGCCGCCGACGAGATGGGACGGTTTGAGGATCAGCCGGGTGAGTGAGTTGTGGATGCCGCCGCGCCGGCCGGTGGCCTCCGTCTTCGGGACGGCGACCGTGCGTTCCTGCGCGTGGTGCATGTAGACGGTGCCGGCCGGCATCCGGTGCGAGACGACGGCCCGGGCGGCGACCACGCCGTTGCGGTTGACCGCCTCGACCCAGTCGTCGTCCACGACGCCGATCGCGTCGGCGTCCTGCGGGGACATCCAGATGTTCTGGCCGCCGCGGGAGAGGGCCAGCATGAAGAGGTTGTCCTGGTACTCGGAGTGGATGGACCACTTGTTGTGCGGGGTGAGGTGGCGGACCGTCACCTCCCGCTGCCCGTCCGGGCCGAGGCGGGGCTCACCGAACAGCTTGTTCATGTCCAGCGGCGGCCGGTAGACGGGGAGGGCCTCGCCGAGTTCGTGGATCCAGTCATGGTCCAGGAAGAAGTGCTGGCGGCCGGTGAGGGTGTGCCAGGGCTTGAGGTGCTCGGTGTTGAGGGTGAAAGCGGTGTAGCGCCGCCCGCCCGACTCGCTGCCCGACCACTCCGGTGACGTGATCACCGGCACGGGCGCGGCCTGGGTGTCCGCGTACGTGATCCGCTTGCCCTCGTGCTCGGCCGCCAGGTGCGCCATCTCCTGCCCGGTGCGGGCCTCCAGCGTGCGGAAGCCCTGGGTGGCGAGGCGGCCGTTGGTGGTGCCGGAGAGGGCGAGGATGGTGTTCGCCGCCTTCACGGCCGTGTCGAGGCAGGGGCGGCCGTCGGGCGTCACGCCGTTCAGGTGCCGGAGGTCCTCGACCTCCTCATCCGGCTTCAGCGTGATCCCCTTCGCGGGCAGGCCGAGCTGCTCGACCAGCGGCCCGAGGGCGCTGAACCTGGCGCCGATCGCCGTGTAGTCCCGTTCCACGACGGTCAGTTGGGGCATGGTCTTCCCGGGGACGGGATCGCACTCCCCGCGCTTCCAGTCCAGTACGACCCCGCCCGGCTGGGCGATCTCGCCCGGGGTGTCGTGCTGGAGCGGGGTCGCCACCAGGTCCTTGCGTACGCCGAGATGGTCGACGGCCAGCTCGCTGAGCCGCTCGGCCAGCGCCTTGAACGTGTCGAAGTCGGTGCGCGCCTGCCACGGCGGATCCACGGCCGGGGTGAAGGAGTGGACATAGGGGTGCATGTCCGTGCTGGACAGGTCGTGCTTCTCGTACCAGGTCGCGGCGGGCAGCACCACGTCCGACAGCAGCGTCGACGACGTCTGCCGGAAGTCCAGCGACAGCAGCAGGTCGAGCTTGCCCTCGGGTGCCTCGTCGCGCCAGGTCACATCCCGCGGGCGTACGTCCTCGGGGGCCTCCTCGGCCTGGAGGGACGAGTGCGTGCCCAGCAGGTGCCGGGTGAAGTACTCCGCGCCCTTCGCCGACGAGCCGAGCAGGTTGGCCCGCCAGAGCGTCAGCACCCGCGGCCAGTTCTCCGGCGCGTCCGGGTCCTCGCAGGCGAACTTCAGGGTGCCCGCCCGCAGTTCGGCCACCACCCTCGACACCGGGTCGCCGAAGGTCTCGCCCAGCTCCAGCGGATTGCGGTCGAACGTCGGATACGACGGCATCCACCCCACACGCGCCGACAGCGCCAGACAGTCCGCGCCCGTCATCCCACGGAAGCGGCCCGAACCGAGCGGCGAGGCCAGCACATCGGCCGTGAACAGGTCGTAGCGCCACTGGTCGGTGTTGAGGAACCAGTACGCCGTGCCGATCATCTGCCGTGGCGGCCGCGACCAGTCCGACGCCGCCGCGAGCGTGGCCCAGCCGGTCACCGGACGGCACTTCTCCTGGCCCACGTAGTGCGCCCAGCCGCCGCCGTTGCGGCCCTGGCAGCCCGTGAGCTGGAGCAGGGCGAGGAAGGCGCGGTAGATGGTCTCGGAGTGGAACCAGTGGTTGGTGCCGGCGCCCATCAGGATCATGCAGCGGCCCTTCGACCGCTCGGCCGTCCGCGCGAACTCCCGTGCGATCCGCACGCACTTGGCCGCCGGGACGGAGGTGTGCGCCTCCTGCCAGGCGGGCGTACCGGGCGCGTCGGGGTCGTCGTACGACGCGGGCCAACGGCCCGGCAGCCCCGGCCGCCCCACCCCGTACTGGGCGAGCAGCAGGTCGAAGACCGTCGTGACCAGCGGGCCGTGCGCACCGCCGAGCTTCGTCGCCGGGACACCACGCCGTACGACGTCCCCGCGCCCCTGCCCGTGCGGCCCGCCCTCGGTGTCGAAGCGCGGCAGCAGCACCTCGACACCTGCCGAGACCTCACTGCCGTACAGGCTCAACTTCGGGCTTATCTCGCCGAGTTCGAGATTCCATCTGCCCTCGCCCGACTCGGACCAGCGGAAGCCGAGGGATCCGTTCGGGGCGACCGCGCGGCCCGACACCTCGTCCAGCACGACCGTCTTCCACTCGGCGCTCCCGCCCCCCTGGCCCAGGTCCGAGGCGCGCAGGAACTTCGCGGGGACGTAGGCGCCGTCCCGCTCCTCCAGGGTGACCAGGAAGGGCAGGTCGGTGAACTGCCGTACGTAGTCCGCGAAGAACGGTGTCTCGCGGTCGACGAAGAATTCCTTGAGGATGACGTGGCCCATCGCGAGGGCCAGCGCCCCGTCCGTGCCGGGGTGCGGATGCAGCCACTCGTCGGCGAACTTGGCGTTGTCGGCGTAGTCGGGGGCGACCACCACGACCTTCTGGCCCCGGTAGCGGGCCTCCGCCATCCAGTGGGCGTCCGGGGTACGGGTCACCGGGACGTTCGAGCCCCACATCATCAGATACGCCGCGTCCCACCAGTCGCCCGACTCCGGGACGTCCGTCTGGTCGCCGAAGACCTGCGGGGAGGCGACGGGCAGGTCGGCGTACCAGTCGTAGAAGGACAGCATCGGGGCGCCGATCAGGGAGTGGAAGCGGGCGCCCGCCGCGTGCGAGACCATCGACATCGCGGGGATGGGGGAGAAACCGGCGATACGGTCGGGGCCGTACGTCTTGATCGTGTGGACGTGTGCGGCGGCGACGATCTCGATCGCCTCGTCCCAACTCGCCCGCACCAGACCGCCCTTGCCGCGTGCCTGCTGGTAGCGGCGGCGGCGCTCGGGGTCGTTCTGGACGTCGGCCCAGGCCAGGACGGGGTCCCGCAGACGCTCCTTCGCCTCCCGGTACATCTCCAGGAGCACCCCGCGGATGTAGGGGTAGCGGACCCGGGAGGGTGAGTAGGTGTACCAGGAGAAGGCGGCGCCGCGAGGGCAGCCGCGGGGCTCGTACTCGGGGCGGTCGGGGCCGACGCCCGGATAGTCGGTCTGCTGGGTCTCCCAGGTGATGATGCCGTCCTTGACGTACACCTTCCAACGGCAGGAGCCGGTGCAGTTCACGCCGTGCGTGGAGTTCACGACCTTGTCGTGGCTCCAGCGGTCCCGGTAGAAGGCGTCCGCCTCCCGCCCACCGGTCAGCCGGACGCTGTGCAGATCGGGCGCGGCAGTGCCCGGCCGGAAGAACCTGCCCGCCTTGAGCAGCGCCGCGCCCGGCTCGGCGGGCGGCGGGGTGGGCGGTATCTGCGTGTCGGTCACCGGCGCTCCCTTGCTTGCCCTAGGGCCGAACCTAGGGCGGCGCGCGGGAGCGCACCCCTTCACCGCACCCGTACGGGTCAGGCCCGCGGCCGGACCCCGCGGTCAGACCTTGCGGGCGACCCCCGCGTACACGGGCACGATGCCCTCCGCCTGGGCCGCCACGTCCTCCGGCCCCGGACGCCAGCCGGACACCGGGATCACCCCGGGGCCGAGCAGCTCCAGGCCCTCGAAGAAGCGGGAGAACTCGGCGAGCGAGCGGGGGTGGAAGGGGGTGCCGCTGCGCCGGAAGTGCTCGGCGGCCTTGTCGATCGCGGCGGGGTTCAGATCGGGGGTCACCTGCGACAGGATCAGATGGCTGCCGGGCGCGAGCGCGGCCACGTACTTCGCCAGCAGGCCGTAGACGTCGTCGCCGTCCCGCTCGTCGCCCAGATAGTGGGTCAGCGCCACCAGGGACAACGCGATGGGCGCACCGAAGTCCAGGGACTCGCCGGCCCGGGCGAGCAGCGCGTCGATGTCGCGGACGTCCGCGTGCACATAGGCGGTGGTGCCCTCGGCGGAGCCGTGCAGCAGCGCCTGCGCGTGGCGCAGGACGATCGGATCGTTGTCCGCGTACACCACCCTCGCCTGCGGGGCCACGCCCTGCGCCACCTGGTGCAGATTGGGTTCGGTGGGGATGCCCGTGCCGATGTCCAGGAACTGCCGGACGCCGGCCTCGGCGACCGTGGCGACGGCCCGGTGCATGAACCGGCGGTTGGCGCGTGCCCCGCGGACCGCGCTGCTGTCCACGGCGAGAATCCTGCGGGCCAGTTCCTCGTCCACCGGGTAGTTGTCCTTGCCGCCCAGCCACCAGTCGTACACCCGGGCCGGATGCGGCCGGCTGGTGTCGATACGGGCGGGCACGGCATCGGATCCGGTCATGCGGGGTGTTCTCCTCGGGCTCGTCTGCGGTCGTGGACAGGTAGGTCGTACCCGGGGGCGGGAAAGGTTGCCGCACGCCGCGCGGCAGTGTTCGCGGCGCGGAAGTCCTCGCGGCGCGGAGGATCTCGCAGCTCAGAACTCCTCGCGGCGCTCCCGGAGGATCTTCTTCGTGCGCTCGGCCGACGCGGCGGCCGTCGACATGTGGTCCAGGACCTCCAGATGCGTGGCGACCTCCTGACGGGAGTCCAGATACAGGGCGCCGGTCAGGTACTCCGTGTAGACCATGTCGGGCAGCTCGGGCTCGCCGAAGCGGAACAGGGTGAAGGGCGCGTACGTCCCCGGGTGCGGGCCGGAGGCGAACTCGGCGACCTGCAGCGTGACGCGGTCGCGCTCGGCGAACTCCAGGAGCTTGTCCATCTGGTCCCGCATCACCGCACCGCGGATGCTCACGGGACGGCGCAGCACCGTCTCGTCCATGATCACCCACAGGTGCGGCGGGTCGGGGCGCTCCAGGAGCCGTTGCCGTTCCATGCGCAGCGACACATGCCGCTCTATGCTCTCGGGCCCGGTCTGC containing:
- a CDS encoding SAM-dependent methyltransferase produces the protein MTGSDAVPARIDTSRPHPARVYDWWLGGKDNYPVDEELARRILAVDSSAVRGARANRRFMHRAVATVAEAGVRQFLDIGTGIPTEPNLHQVAQGVAPQARVVYADNDPIVLRHAQALLHGSAEGTTAYVHADVRDIDALLARAGESLDFGAPIALSLVALTHYLGDERDGDDVYGLLAKYVAALAPGSHLILSQVTPDLNPAAIDKAAEHFRRSGTPFHPRSLAEFSRFFEGLELLGPGVIPVSGWRPGPEDVAAQAEGIVPVYAGVARKV
- a CDS encoding helix-turn-helix domain-containing protein, producing the protein MSERRPAPTVGQVVLGKRLQELREAAGLGRDEAGRVLRVAPATVRRMETAEVALKIPYVQVLLETYGVPEGEAADFVTLAEEANQPGWWQRFHDVLPDWFSLYVSLEGAARIVRSYEPHFVPGLLQTEDYARAVLEAGTIGQTGPESIERHVSLRMERQRLLERPDPPHLWVIMDETVLRRPVSIRGAVMRDQMDKLLEFAERDRVTLQVAEFASGPHPGTYAPFTLFRFGEPELPDMVYTEYLTGALYLDSRQEVATHLEVLDHMSTAAASAERTKKILRERREEF
- a CDS encoding nitrate reductase subunit alpha; translation: MTDTQIPPTPPPAEPGAALLKAGRFFRPGTAAPDLHSVRLTGGREADAFYRDRWSHDKVVNSTHGVNCTGSCRWKVYVKDGIITWETQQTDYPGVGPDRPEYEPRGCPRGAAFSWYTYSPSRVRYPYIRGVLLEMYREAKERLRDPVLAWADVQNDPERRRRYQQARGKGGLVRASWDEAIEIVAAAHVHTIKTYGPDRIAGFSPIPAMSMVSHAAGARFHSLIGAPMLSFYDWYADLPVASPQVFGDQTDVPESGDWWDAAYLMMWGSNVPVTRTPDAHWMAEARYRGQKVVVVAPDYADNAKFADEWLHPHPGTDGALALAMGHVILKEFFVDRETPFFADYVRQFTDLPFLVTLEERDGAYVPAKFLRASDLGQGGGSAEWKTVVLDEVSGRAVAPNGSLGFRWSESGEGRWNLELGEISPKLSLYGSEVSAGVEVLLPRFDTEGGPHGQGRGDVVRRGVPATKLGGAHGPLVTTVFDLLLAQYGVGRPGLPGRWPASYDDPDAPGTPAWQEAHTSVPAAKCVRIAREFARTAERSKGRCMILMGAGTNHWFHSETIYRAFLALLQLTGCQGRNGGGWAHYVGQEKCRPVTGWATLAAASDWSRPPRQMIGTAYWFLNTDQWRYDLFTADVLASPLGSGRFRGMTGADCLALSARVGWMPSYPTFDRNPLELGETFGDPVSRVVAELRAGTLKFACEDPDAPENWPRVLTLWRANLLGSSAKGAEYFTRHLLGTHSSLQAEEAPEDVRPRDVTWRDEAPEGKLDLLLSLDFRQTSSTLLSDVVLPAATWYEKHDLSSTDMHPYVHSFTPAVDPPWQARTDFDTFKALAERLSELAVDHLGVRKDLVATPLQHDTPGEIAQPGGVVLDWKRGECDPVPGKTMPQLTVVERDYTAIGARFSALGPLVEQLGLPAKGITLKPDEEVEDLRHLNGVTPDGRPCLDTAVKAANTILALSGTTNGRLATQGFRTLEARTGQEMAHLAAEHEGKRITYADTQAAPVPVITSPEWSGSESGGRRYTAFTLNTEHLKPWHTLTGRQHFFLDHDWIHELGEALPVYRPPLDMNKLFGEPRLGPDGQREVTVRHLTPHNKWSIHSEYQDNLFMLALSRGGQNIWMSPQDADAIGVVDDDWVEAVNRNGVVAARAVVSHRMPAGTVYMHHAQERTVAVPKTEATGRRGGIHNSLTRLILKPSHLVGGYAQLSWAFNYLGPTGNQRDEVTVIRRRSQEVEY